The following coding sequences are from one Enterococcus sp. 4G2_DIV0659 window:
- a CDS encoding response regulator transcription factor, translating into MKILVADDDKEIVELLSIYIHNEGYEVVKAYDGKEALSKIRTISDIDLMILDIMMPIMDGMQVVKELRKESQIPIIMLTAKTTDMDKIKGLVAGADDYVTKPFNPLEVMARVKSILRRSQMQLKADEPDVLEIGSLIINKDSHEVKTVDGKEIQLTALEFGILYLLASHSNRVFSADEIFERVWQQESIVSAKTVMVHVSHLRDKIEEATGGEKVIQTVWGVGYKIDAR; encoded by the coding sequence ATGAAAATTTTAGTTGCTGATGATGATAAAGAAATTGTAGAACTACTGAGTATTTACATACACAATGAAGGGTATGAAGTGGTTAAAGCTTATGATGGAAAAGAGGCTTTGTCTAAGATTCGTACAATCTCAGATATTGATTTAATGATTTTAGATATTATGATGCCAATTATGGATGGTATGCAAGTTGTTAAAGAGTTACGAAAAGAATCACAGATTCCCATTATTATGTTGACAGCCAAAACAACCGATATGGATAAAATTAAAGGATTAGTTGCTGGAGCAGATGATTATGTAACAAAACCATTTAATCCACTAGAAGTGATGGCTCGAGTAAAATCAATCTTGCGTCGCAGCCAAATGCAACTCAAAGCAGACGAACCAGATGTTCTTGAAATTGGGTCGTTAATCATCAATAAGGATTCTCACGAAGTGAAAACTGTTGATGGAAAAGAGATTCAATTAACTGCTTTAGAATTCGGTATCTTATACTTGCTTGCTAGTCATTCAAACCGAGTGTTCAGTGCCGATGAGATTTTTGAACGCGTTTGGCAACAGGAAAGTATTGTCTCAGCCAAAACAGTGATGGTTCATGTTAGCCACTTAAGAGATAAGATTGAAGAGGCTACTGGTGGAGAAAAGGTCATTCAAACAGTTTGGGGAGTTGGATATAAAATCGATGCTCGTTAG